TTTCGTGGCTCCAGTGGCAGCGACGTATCCTCGTGCGTTGGGAATACTACACCGCTAATTTCCTGGGCTTTGTACAACTCGCCTGTACCCTCATCCTGCTAAAGCAATTTTGAGACAGGTTCTAGTACAAATCGCTCATCACGTCAGTCAGCATACAGCGGGGATACATCGGCTTGATGATGTCGATATCACCGCCGAGGATTACCCACAACGTGTGCTTTGTTTCATGATAATCGCGGATGCAATTACGTATTTTGATCTGTGAACTGTCTCCGGGATAGGTTGTCGCAATGGACTCAGAAGTCACTATTTTCGTGTTGCTTCCATGCTTGGTTTTGAAAATGGCGTATGGTTCAAACGCAGCTTCCATCGCCTGATTGGTGATTATTATACAGGGAATCGAATCAGCCAACGATCGAGTCTTGACCCTTGCTAACGGCAGAGAAGCGTTTGTTTCCTGCGTGACTTGCGGTGAGATGTTATTCTTGATCACCTCAGGGACGGTGCCACTCACCGGTGTTTGAGCTGTCACCGCCACCGCGAGCAACAGGGTGCTTCCAACAAATCTCGTCCATATCATATTTGGCTCCTTATCTGTTCCTTATCGGGAGCAATCATTTCCGTCTTGTATCCAAAATCAATTGACTGTTGTCTTTCTCTGAATCAGCCCAAGGGAGATTAGAGGGCCATACGCTTCTTGGCACAGACCAGGGCTCGTCACTGACATACCGGAGGTTTCCAGAGTCTCGAAAGATGAATTGGCAACGAATCAATTGAGTTCCGTATACGTCATCCTCAGCCGCGGTCCGGTCCGAAATCTCTGCCAGCAGGCTATGGTTGTTTCGCACCTTCAAAGGAATAAATGACACGGTGACGGTGAAGGTATCTCCCTTGAGGTAAGGCTTACCGATTTCCGCTGATCCGGTTAATAACTGTACACTCTGTCCACGATAAGCCAAATCGTATCCCTCTGGCAAATCTCGGTTCGCCTTGAAATGATATGACAGTACGGCCGTATCACCAATTCGCACAGACGTGCTACCATCAATTTCGTAATCACACAACGACCAACTCGATAATGATGGTGTTTGTTGCATAATAAAATGATCTCGCGTATAGAATGTCACGGGGAGTGGTTCGCAGTCTTGCGTTGCATTTGGTGACGGTCCGAGTGCGGTCAACCGACCATCTTCGTCAAGACACCACTCGAAAGAAACCCCATTTAAGTAGAACACGGCGTAGTCTATGTTTAGTCCTTCCGGCCGTAGGTAAAGAAGAACGGTGCTCCGCCCTGAGGTTAAAGGAATGAAACGTAAGGTTACGGAGAATACATCTCCATTCCTGTGGCTTCCGTTCCAGTAGAAGACAGAATCACTCAACAGTGTGATTGCCTTTGAGGAGTAGGCGACTCGGATCGGCCAAGATCCTATAGGACCTGCTTCTTCTCTCACGACAGTAAGTGTGCAATATACCACTGCAGTGTCCAGTCCTTGGGGCAACTGTTCAAAGCTGAACTTACCAAAGAACGGCCAGTTACGGCCGTCGGGATGATCCCCATCGCTTGACATGTGTGATTCAAATTGCTGTTGTATCTGACCAAGGCTGAGATCGCTACAACACAGCAACAGCAGCGAAAGCAGTACACGCTTCATCGTGCAGTTCCTCCATCTGTGCCGGCGTCTTCCCGTACCAAGATTGACGGCCTTGGTTCCCGAAGCCGCCGTCTGCCCACCACCACCAACGCACCACGCCTCTTTGACCTGCCATGTACCTGCAAGCACCACATAGGTAACCATCATCAATAACCGTTGCATAGTTCACTCTTTCATATCTCTCCGCAACAACTCCTACTTCCTTGATGTACCGACCTTCATCTCCGTATTGTTTGCCACGCTGTCGGCCCAGGGGTAGCTCCGTGGTAGGGCGCTCGCAGGAGCCGACCATTGGCCTGTACCAACATACCGCAACCGCCCCGCGTCGTTAAATGAGAAGCCGAATCTGATGGTCTGGTGACGGTAGCCGCTGTCTTGAAACACGCCCAGGTCCTGTACAATCACTGATATTCCATGATCGTCCCGCACCGGTCTCGGGATAAACGAAACACGCAAGTGCACCGAATCACCTTTTGCCAGCGCTGTCCGTAGATTCGCTTCCGACGATAACAACTCACAACTTTCGCCAACCAAGTCTATGTCGACTCCTTTCGGAAGGTCGTGGAGCACTTTCAGATTGAACAGCACCGTACCCGTATCGCCTACGAGGAGGGGACCTTCGTTGCTAATCTCGTAGTCGAATGGGTATCGCTCAGTCTCAACTCGGGTCGACCGAATACGAAATTGATCGTTTTTGAAAAAATAGGCTCCCGATCCCGCGCAGTCGACAGGCTTCCCCTCGGAACAGCCGAGATATTCGAGTTCTCCGTCATCGTTCAGGCACCATTCAAACGATACGCCATTAACCAAGTATATGAAATTGTCAAGTATGCTATCCACCGGCTGCCAGAAAAATGCAATTGAAGCTATTCCTGACGTGAGTGGTATGAACCGAATAGTCCCTGTAAGAGTTGTGCCGAGTTCATGCCCCCCTCTCCAATAAATCACGGAATCGCTGAGAAGGGTAGTTGTCGCTGGGGAGTACGCTACCCTGATTGGCCACACCTTGCGCTGCTCAAGAAAGTCTTCCTGACAAACTACCAGTTCAAAATCAGCAACAGCAGTATCAAACGATCTGGGTACCTCTCTGAACTCAAACTTGGCATAGAAGGGCCGGTTTCCACCAAGCGGGTGATCGCCCCACTGGGTCTTGCGTGCTTCAAACGACCCTCCAACTTGGGAGGCCACAGGCACTGCCAGCAAGAACGCAAGCGTCATAGTTATAAACTTCTTCATAATTCGCCCGTCACTTCCTGGACTTTCCTGGTTCACGAACACACGATCTCGCCGAACTGGTACTACTCTTGGTGCAACCATGCTGTGCAGTGGTCCGCTTACAGTAATCCGGAGGCACGATAAGAGAATAGCTCTGGAATATGGCGCAAATGCCAGTGCGTAGGGTTCCGAAGGCGGTATTGTTGTACCAACTCGACCTCGGTGACTGCACGCGCACGAGTCTCTCAGCGAAATCCCGCAGTGTCCACGTCTTCGCTGTATCGGAGTAGTTCTGTATACATCCTAGAATTATTGGCATCATTAGCGAAGGGGCTCTCACAGAGTCATCATCTGGATTGACTCGCCGTTCGGGATGCGAATTGTCGTCGTAGAGGTCCAGTAGGATACTCCCCACTGCGCCTTCGACTATTTCTCCTGCCGTGTTGTATTGTGGGTAACAACTTGGTCCTTTCCACCAGTCATTCGTTTCCCACGTCCGGACACCACAAACGCGATCCCCAACCAACTCCGGGATCGTGCTAACAGCCTGAATGAAGCAGGCAAACCCCTCGTCGAATGCGAATAACTCGTCTGTGACCGAGTATGTATAGTGTGGAAGAGTATCGAATGGCGAAGCAGGGCGCACGACACTACCCTGTAACTGGTAGTTGAGTTGATGTCCAATCTCATGACAGATTGTCTGGACTGGGTAGTTATTCTGTCGAAATTCGATCCAGGACGTGTCAGGATTTGCGGCCGTGTTGAGGCGCCATACCGCTTGGGAGACAGTGTTGGTGGAGTCGAAACCGATATATATTTTCGCCAGCGTCACTCCATAAATCCGAAACAACGAATCAGTCGTGTATAAGTCTCGGCTGAGGCGACTTGCAGCATAGAATGCGGTATTTCGGGCGAACGGGACAGGAAGGAGACTGTCGACCATTGTAACATTGATCGTACGACTTGCCGTTCCGGCAACTCCAGTACCGTGATTACCTTTGATGGGCAAGGTCGAACCTCTCCTGTATATAGGGAAAAGCGAACCGGTCTGCGCAGTTGTAAATCGATAAATGAGCATGTTCGTCGTACTGGGGATCCGAACCGAATAGTGACCCGACGCATCAGTTGTCACGTCAGTCGCAAGATTGGTTGTGTCATTGCCAGAAACTTTGGCCACATCAAATCTGTAGAACGGCATCACCTGGTCATAGTCGGGTTCGGCAGTGTACTCTCTGATCTCGATACTCCCGGTCAAGTCCACCGTCCACCGCAGAAGCAACGGCGTCGTGGAATTACAGGTCCATGCAAGCAGGTCCTTGGGCAACAGATTGTTGGGATCAAGTTTCACAAATACGTTCATATCCCCTGAATGGGGTCCCGCGACAGTGAATTGCCCGTCAGCATAGTTGTTGGAACCGATGACACCGTGAAATCGAACACTATCGTTTGGTGGTCGAGCGTTGCAATCCTTTGGTGTGTAATTCAGGAAACAGTCGAACGGATAGTTCCATGGTGCGTTTAGGAATAGCGTGTCCGGGCCATAGTTCCTTACGCGGAATGCTATATTGGCGCTGGCATTTGGGTAGGGTGTAGTGGTTGTAACACTCTCGAGTCTGAAATCCCATTCATAAGGCGTATATGAAAGAGATATCCTCACTGGATTCACAAAGTATGGCCAGTCTGGCTGGCAGTTGTCTATTCTTTCAAATCCAACGAGAAGCACAAAACGGTTCTTGCCGGGATTATAATAGTAACCGTCCTCTGCGAAGCCTGATCCATTGCTGTTGACGTCGAGCACGATCCTCGCGTCCGTAGATACACGTGAACATCCTGATAGGGGTCTGTGGGCTCGACGCTGACATCGATATACCCAGGGTTGGCGAAGAAGAAATACTGTACGACTGGATAATTGCAATTGGTAATTGAGATAGTGAAACTCTTCGTTACCGAAGACAACATCTGCCTAGGTTGAAGATAGATGGAATCGTTCAACGGGCTGGCCGATGATTGTACCTGTGCCGAATACGCTTTGCTTGCAGCCGAGTCCATATCCCCGGCTAAATATCTGAGCAAGCTTTGCTCGGAACCTGGCGGCCCTACGTTGACCGATGCCGTGTTTGGTCCCGCGATGACAGGACTTGCATTCCCGGGACCAGCTAACCAGACTTCTGCCAATGCAATTATGATAAGCAAGGACATTTTGGTTTTGGCCATCATATACCTCCCATTCTGAAAACCTGCTATTGCCCGAAAATACTCACTTTGCACGAAAGCGGCATGGCAGAATACTCATCCCATGTTCACTCGGGGCTCGATGGGGCGGTCCCTCCGCCTCTCGGGTCCCTCACCCATTATGACATGAATGTCTACAACTCTGTTGAATGTGTCAAGTGAAATATAGTGCCGTGTATCCCCGAATACCACGGGCACAACTCTCAGAGTGTGGGAAAACGTTGACTAGAACCGCGAGATGGCCAACGTCCAGGTCTCGCAGGATTCGCCCCCCTTGTACCGGATCTCGGCCCGCCAGAACTGCGCATCCTCACGGCCGCAGACACCGGCCCAGGTGTATCTGATCTCTTCGGTCAGGCTGCCGCTCTGGACCGAGGACTTGACCTCGGCGCAGCCGTCGGTATAAAGATACAGATCGTAATCTACCCCCGGTGGCGGCACGAGGACGAGATGCATATTGAACTGCTCCGGCTGTCCGGGCACGCAGGTCGCATTACAGTCGAGCGTCAGAAACTGTACGAACCGCTCACCTCGTTCGAGCACGTAAATGGTCGGCGATGAACAACTGGCCTCTTCGGCATAAAACTGGCCGACATAGACCGGCTGAGCACATATTGGGTTGCTGTCAAGGAGCACTTCACAACCGTTGGACTGGTTACCATCACAATCAACATAGCCCGCACTGCATTTGGTGCAGCAATTTTGTGACGGCGGAGATCCTTGGAAAAACAGATAGTCGACCTGAGCCGACAGATCGCTGATATCAAGCCCGCCACTCGCGTCCCAGTCCCCCACGCAGTCGATTGGGATTGGGCGCGGACCGGAGAAAAACAAAAAATCCACCGTGTAGCTGAGATCACCGATATCGATCGCCTGGCTGGCGTCAACATCGCCGCACGTCAGCGACTGGGCGAACGTCGCCGGTCCGGCAGACAACGCACAAATGCCCGCCGCCAGCAGGATCCCGGCCCAACACCGTACGGACAACAAACTCACAAATCTGCGCCTCTCATCGAACGAGAATATGCCACAGCAGCCCGCGAAGGGTCATCCCCGTAATGAATCCACATCCCGGCTGCGCTGATAAACCGGTAAATATGGCTGCATGTAATATACGATACAACGGCGACCCGACGCAAGCCTGTCCCGGGGCGGTTACCGCAATTAACTGAATGCTCCGTCCCTTTCAGCCCGTTGTGCTGTTTTCGCAATGCTTCATTCCCTATTTGTCCCTACGGGGGAAATTCATGTATCTTATCCCGAAACCAACATGCTACATCCGGAATCGAAACAGAGCGCCGAAAGTCCGTCGGCGGAAGACACAATCGCAGCGATCATCACGCCTCCCGGAGAGGGGGGAGTCGCCGCGCTCAGACTGGCGGGTCCACGAAGCCGAGCCATCTGCTCTCGTCATTTTCGGTCGACATCGAAAAATCGTTCCCCCTGGCGCCCGTTCGTCATGCGGTACGGCCACTTTCACACGGCCGAAAGTACTGTTATCGACGAAATCATGGTGGTCTATATGCCCGCCGGTCGCTCGTACACCGGCCTCGAACAGGTCGAGCTGTTCTGCCACGGTGGCCGACAGGTGGTGCGCCTGATCCTCGATGAACTGCTTCGCTCCGGTGCCCGTGCCGCCGAGCCCGGAGAGTTTACCAGACTGGCGTTCGAGAACGGGCGGATCGACCTCGCCCGTGCGGAGGCGGTCGCCGAACTGATCGCCGCTAACACCATGTCAGCGTACCAGGCATCACGGGAGCACCTGCTGGGAGCATACTCGGAGCATATTTCGATGCTCCGGGACCAGTTGGTGAGAATCATGGCTGAGTTCGAGTCGATGATCGACTTCCCTGACGAAGAGATTCCGCAGATGGAACAAACGCAACTGACCACGCAGATTGACGACATTGCGGCCAAGATCAGAACTCTGCTTCAGAGCTATGCCGGCGGTCGTATCATTAACGAAGGGTTCAGAATCGCGATTGCAGGACGGCCGAATGCCGGCAAGTCTTCGCTATTTAATCTTCTGCTCCGCCAGGAACGAGCACTTGTGAATCCACGACCCGGCACTACGCGCGACTATCTCTCCGAATGGGTCGAGCTTGGGGGGGTTGCTGTTAACATCATCGACACCGCCGGGCTGAGACAAGGGGGGGGAGCGATAGAGCGACTTGGCCAGAAACGAACCAAGGAAATCATGCGCGAGTGCCACTTGGTCATCTGGATGGTGGACATTTCGAAAGCAGGTTGGGTAAAGTCACTTGATAATGACGTTAAGGCATTGCCAGTGAACAACATAATAATTGTAGGCAACAAGATCGATCTGCTTGGGGAAAAGCAAGCACATAACAACTTGTCCAACAACGAGATAATATTCATGTCGTGCTCAAAAAAATCAGGGTTCAAGAATCTCGAAGCAGCTCTGGTAAAACGAATTGCCGATCAGATGCCGGACATGACAGCTGGGCTGGTGGTGACATCGGCTCGGCATAAGCAGAAGCTGAATATTGCCTTACGCTCGCTGATAGATGTCCGAAAGAAGACGGTTGCGGGAGATTCCCCTGAGATCGTGGCGTTCAGCATTCGGCAGGCAACCAACGCACTCGATGAAATAACAGGAAGATTGTACACCGAAGAGGTTCTCGGTCATATATTTGGCAAATTCTGTATTGGCAAGTAGACAACAAAGTGAACGATAGACCAGTAAAGGGACCCTGGTACACCCGGCGGTCTAACATCTGCCGCAATCGGTTTCACGTGAAACCGCACTCCTGACGGGTGAAGGGCGGAACCGTTCACGCAAGATATCGATCCGAAGAAAGCATGAATCATCCTGAATTCGACATAGTGGTCATTGGCGGCGGCCATGCGGGAGTGGAAGCGGCGCTCGCGGCGGTCCGCATGGGTCAGACGGCCGCTATCGTGACCATGGACTCAAAGCGGCTGGCCCTTATGTCCTGCAACCCGGCGATCGGAGGGATCGGCAAGTCTCAACTCGTGAAGGAACTGGATGCGCTCGGCGGTCTTATGGGGGAGGCCATCGATGCCACCGGCATACAGTTCCGTCGGCTCAACCTCTCGCGCGGTCCGGCTGTATGGTCTACCCGGGCCCAGGCGGACCGGATCGCTTACAACCAGTATGTCGTCGATTTCGTCGCCAGGCAGGAACGCCTTGAGGTGATCGAAGCTTTAGCCGGCGAGATACTCGTTGAACAGGGAAGAGTGACCGGTATTCGCACGGAGTCGGGCGAGCTCATTGGATCAAAAGCGGTGGTGGTGGCCACCGGTACGTTTCTCGGAGGACTGATTCATATAGGGGAGAAGAAGATAGCGGCTGGGAGAATTGGCGAGAACGCGGCATATCGGCTATCTGATTCGTTCCGAGATCTTGGCTTCGAACTTGGCCGTCTAAAGACCGGGACACCTCCGCGTTTGGATGGCGACAGTATCGATTGGTCGAAATGCGAGATTCAGTCTGGTGAGAACCCAATCCCGTACTTCTCGCATCGTACGCGTTACAGGGAATTTGCGCAGACGCCGTGCCATTTGACGAGCACAACCTCGGGAACGCGAGAGATCATCTCGGCCAATTTCAAGCGCTCGCCCATCTTTTCCGGTCAGATTCAATCCCGCGGACCGCGTTACTGCCCATCAATCGAAGACAAGTTCTTTCGGTTCGCGGACAAAGAGAAGCATCATATCTTCCTTGAGCCGGAAGGGAACGGTACCAACGAAGTCTATCCGAACGGCTTTTCAACGGCACTTCCTGAGGAGGTCCAGCATGCCGCGATACGAACGGTGGTCGGGCTGGAGAATGTCCGGGTAACGCGGCCCGGGTATGCCGTCGAATATGACTACTGTCCCACTCATCAGATCAAGCCTTCGCTTGAGACCAGGCGTGTGCGGGGGCTATTTTTCGCCGGACAGATAAACGGGACTTCCGGCTACGAAGAGGCTGCGGCACAAGGTATTATGGCAGGTATCAATGCTGTCAGATACCTTCGATATGAGCCCCCATTTATACTCGACCGCTCGGAGGCATACATAGGTGTCATGATTGATGACCTGGTTACGCGGTCGACCACCGAGCCGTACCGGATGTTCACCTCGCGGTCAGAATACCGGCTGGCGCTTCGAGAGGACAATGCTCGTGACCGGTTGTCCGCCTATGCCGACCAGCTCGGATTGATTCCTTGCAGTGAACATGACGAATTCGAACGTCTACAAAGCAAGACGGCAGCAGAGATCAAACTCCTCGCCAAGACGCGGCTGCGCAATACAAGTCTTGGGAGTCTTGGTGAACGGATTCGTAAGAGCGAAACAGTCAGCCTGGCGGATCTGCTTCGGCAACCGGGCATCGGGATATCTGAGCTGATTCCAATACTGGCCCAATTCGACGGTCAGTTCTCTAAAGACCCGCAAGTCCTCGAGCGGGCCGCCATTCAGATTCGATATGAGGGGTACGTGGAGAAACAGGAGCGTGAGATCGCAAAGTTCAAGAAGCTGGAGGGAGAGTTGATACCGGACCTGTTCACATACGATAGAATCTCAGGGCTCCGTAACGAAGCCCGGGAGAAGTTCACTCGGTTCCGGCCGTCATCGCTCGGTCAGGCCGGACGGATCGAGGGGATCACCCCTGGCGACGTGGCGGTGCTCTCGGTCCATCTCAAGCGGTTTAAGACCTCGCGCTCGTCCGAGCTTCGCCCCAGCTGATATGGCCTCCCCGCTCACACTCGATATACAGGCTCTGTTGGAACGGTCCAGTCCCGCACACCGGCTGGACCAGTATTTCAAACTTCTGATGCAGGAAAATCAGAAGGTAAACCTGGTTTCACGTGAAACATCCCGCGCGACCTTCGATCGAATCGTGGCCGAATCTCTATTCCCATGCGACCATCTCGACCTTCACGTGGGACCTTTTCTCGATATTGGTTCGGGAGGGGGAGTGCCGGCCATTCCGCTTCTTCTGTCTGGTCGAGTTTCCGGACCCAGCGTCCTGGTCGAGCGAACGCAGAAAAAAGCGGCGGCGCTGGATCGCATTGCCGATGAGCTCGGCTTGTCGGTCCGCGTTATCGACCGTACATTTGAAGATATCAGGCTTCACGATCGATTCGAGCTGATCACGCTATCTTATGTGAAGTTGACCGCTCGCCTTCTTGAAAAGATCCTCGCCGCTCTTTCACCGGAAGGCACATTCGTCTATTACTCCACTCCGGATTTCAAACCAGCGCAATGCCGGCATGAGACGATTTCTTTCATCGTGAAGGGGGACACAGTGGTACGTTCATTCACCGTTTTCCGTACGAACTAAGTGTTGGCCGTACTTTTTTGTTGCGTCCAATCACGCGTAACGGTAGAATGGTCAATTACCTGACCGAGTAGCGACAAGGAGTGTAGCTTGGCCAAGATTATCGCGATAGCCAATCAAAAAGGCGGAGTCGGCAAGACCACCACGGCGGTCAATCTGTCATCCTGCCTGGCCGCGGCTGAGAAAAAAACTCTCCTCATTGATATGGATCCACAGGCGAATTCGACGAGCGGCGTTGGCTTGGACAAGAAAGCAATCGACAGGTCAATATATGATGTCCTGATAGGCGCCAAGGCGCTGCCAGAGGTGATTCACGCCACCGAGCTCCAGTATCTCAACATAGCGCCATCATCGATATCATTGGTGGGAGCGGAAGTCGAGTTGGTGGGGATGCTGTCGCGCGAGACTCGGCTTAAGAGCGCGCTTCGGCCGATCAGTGATCAGTATGAATATGTTATCATCGACTGCCCGCCGTC
Above is a window of Candidatus Zixiibacteriota bacterium DNA encoding:
- a CDS encoding AAA family ATPase, producing MAKIIAIANQKGGVGKTTTAVNLSSCLAAAEKKTLLIDMDPQANSTSGVGLDKKAIDRSIYDVLIGAKALPEVIHATELQYLNIAPSSISLVGAEVELVGMLSRETRLKSALRPISDQYEYVIIDCPPSLGLLTINTLTAADSVIIPIQCEYYALEGLGQLMNTVKLVQQHLNQSLQIEGVLLTMFDGRLNLSKQVSDEVRKHFASKVYNTVIARNVRLSEAPSFGKPIILYDVLSSGAENYMALTKEVMAR
- the mnmG gene encoding tRNA uridine-5-carboxymethylaminomethyl(34) synthesis enzyme MnmG; amino-acid sequence: MNHPEFDIVVIGGGHAGVEAALAAVRMGQTAAIVTMDSKRLALMSCNPAIGGIGKSQLVKELDALGGLMGEAIDATGIQFRRLNLSRGPAVWSTRAQADRIAYNQYVVDFVARQERLEVIEALAGEILVEQGRVTGIRTESGELIGSKAVVVATGTFLGGLIHIGEKKIAAGRIGENAAYRLSDSFRDLGFELGRLKTGTPPRLDGDSIDWSKCEIQSGENPIPYFSHRTRYREFAQTPCHLTSTTSGTREIISANFKRSPIFSGQIQSRGPRYCPSIEDKFFRFADKEKHHIFLEPEGNGTNEVYPNGFSTALPEEVQHAAIRTVVGLENVRVTRPGYAVEYDYCPTHQIKPSLETRRVRGLFFAGQINGTSGYEEAAAQGIMAGINAVRYLRYEPPFILDRSEAYIGVMIDDLVTRSTTEPYRMFTSRSEYRLALREDNARDRLSAYADQLGLIPCSEHDEFERLQSKTAAEIKLLAKTRLRNTSLGSLGERIRKSETVSLADLLRQPGIGISELIPILAQFDGQFSKDPQVLERAAIQIRYEGYVEKQEREIAKFKKLEGELIPDLFTYDRISGLRNEAREKFTRFRPSSLGQAGRIEGITPGDVAVLSVHLKRFKTSRSSELRPS
- a CDS encoding C25 family cysteine peptidase; the protein is MIWTRFVGSTLLLAVAVTAQTPVSGTVPEVIKNNISPQVTQETNASLPLARVKTRSLADSIPCIIITNQAMEAAFEPYAIFKTKHGSNTKIVTSESIATTYPGDSSQIKIRNCIRDYHETKHTLWVILGGDIDIIKPMYPRCMLTDVMSDLY
- the mnmE gene encoding tRNA uridine-5-carboxymethylaminomethyl(34) synthesis GTPase MnmE, whose protein sequence is MLHPESKQSAESPSAEDTIAAIITPPGEGGVAALRLAGPRSRAICSRHFRSTSKNRSPWRPFVMRYGHFHTAESTVIDEIMVVYMPAGRSYTGLEQVELFCHGGRQVVRLILDELLRSGARAAEPGEFTRLAFENGRIDLARAEAVAELIAANTMSAYQASREHLLGAYSEHISMLRDQLVRIMAEFESMIDFPDEEIPQMEQTQLTTQIDDIAAKIRTLLQSYAGGRIINEGFRIAIAGRPNAGKSSLFNLLLRQERALVNPRPGTTRDYLSEWVELGGVAVNIIDTAGLRQGGGAIERLGQKRTKEIMRECHLVIWMVDISKAGWVKSLDNDVKALPVNNIIIVGNKIDLLGEKQAHNNLSNNEIIFMSCSKKSGFKNLEAALVKRIADQMPDMTAGLVVTSARHKQKLNIALRSLIDVRKKTVAGDSPEIVAFSIRQATNALDEITGRLYTEEVLGHIFGKFCIGK
- a CDS encoding RsmG family class I SAM-dependent methyltransferase: MASPLTLDIQALLERSSPAHRLDQYFKLLMQENQKVNLVSRETSRATFDRIVAESLFPCDHLDLHVGPFLDIGSGGGVPAIPLLLSGRVSGPSVLVERTQKKAAALDRIADELGLSVRVIDRTFEDIRLHDRFELITLSYVKLTARLLEKILAALSPEGTFVYYSTPDFKPAQCRHETISFIVKGDTVVRSFTVFRTN